One region of Ahniella affigens genomic DNA includes:
- a CDS encoding ABC transporter ATP-binding protein encodes MNASIGASQNVIEVRGLVNRFGAQIVHEHLDLDVPRGEVLAVIGGSGAGKSVLLRSIIGLQQPAAGSVSVFDTDLRHAAPAERARIERRWGVMFQDGALFSSLTVLENIKVPMIEHQPLPHDLMDEIARLKLALVGLPADAGHKTPAQLSGGMRKRAGIARALALDPEILFLDEPTSGLDPLGAAAFDELVVTLKHSLNLTVFLVTHDLDSIYTCCDRVAVLADRHIVASDTPDAIATHSHPWIRQCFGGPRGRNAQSARALIGQGA; translated from the coding sequence ATGAACGCGTCAATCGGAGCCAGTCAGAACGTCATCGAAGTCCGTGGACTCGTGAACCGCTTTGGCGCGCAGATCGTGCATGAACATCTGGATCTGGATGTGCCCCGCGGCGAAGTCTTGGCCGTCATCGGCGGGTCGGGTGCGGGCAAGTCAGTACTCTTGCGTTCGATCATTGGCCTGCAGCAGCCGGCCGCAGGCAGCGTCAGCGTGTTCGATACCGACTTGCGGCACGCAGCGCCCGCCGAGCGAGCGCGGATCGAGCGGCGCTGGGGCGTGATGTTTCAGGATGGCGCACTGTTCTCGTCGTTGACCGTGCTCGAGAACATCAAAGTGCCGATGATCGAGCATCAGCCGTTACCGCATGACCTCATGGATGAGATCGCACGCCTGAAGCTGGCCCTCGTTGGCCTGCCTGCCGACGCTGGACACAAGACCCCAGCACAGCTTTCCGGCGGGATGCGCAAACGTGCCGGCATCGCGCGGGCGCTGGCACTTGACCCAGAGATCTTGTTCCTCGACGAGCCAACGTCGGGGCTTGATCCGCTGGGTGCGGCTGCCTTTGATGAACTCGTCGTGACCTTGAAGCACAGTCTGAACCTGACGGTGTTTCTGGTGACGCATGATCTCGATTCGATTTATACCTGTTGCGATCGTGTGGCCGTGCTCGCCGATCGGCATATCGTGGCGAGCGACACGCCGGACGCTATTGCGACCCACTCGCACCCCTGGATTCGTCAATGTTTTGGCGGCCCGCGCGGCCGAAATGCCCAGAGCGCCCGCGCGCTGATCGGGCAAGGAGCTTGA